A window of Hevea brasiliensis isolate MT/VB/25A 57/8 chromosome 14, ASM3005281v1, whole genome shotgun sequence contains these coding sequences:
- the LOC131172942 gene encoding uncharacterized protein LOC131172942: MAYLKRVAPVDWRMVATRVISQGYLDSSDEENEARASKANNNAQPTIHSRVEMGKCGMDFVVGLPVASNKHDSIWTIVDKLTKMAYFIPIRANYFVNKLAQVYVVEMIKLHRALVAIVSNKGPKFTSRF, translated from the exons ATGGCCTATCTTAAAAGAGTTGCACCAGTTGATTGGAGAATGGTTGCAACTAGAGTTATCAGCCAAGGGTACCTAGATAGCTCAGATGAAG AGAATGAAGCTAGAGCATCAAAAGCTAACAATAATGCTCAACCCACTATCCATTCCAGAGTAGAAATGGGAAAATGTGGCATGGATTTTGTTGTGGGATTACCAGTCGCTTCCAACAAACATGACTCGATATGGACTATAGTGGATAAGTTGACCAAGATGGCTTACTTCATTCCTATTAGAGCTAACTACTTTGTGAATAAGTTGGCTCAGGTGTACGTGGTAGAGATGATAAAGTTACATAGAGCTCTAGTAGCAATAGTCTCTAACAAAGGACCAAAGTTCACATCAAGGTTTTAG